In one Triplophysa rosa linkage group LG13, Trosa_1v2, whole genome shotgun sequence genomic region, the following are encoded:
- the LOC130563469 gene encoding UDP-N-acetylglucosamine--peptide N-acetylglucosaminyltransferase 110 kDa subunit isoform X3 yields MASSVGNVADSTEPTKRMLSFQGLAELAHREYQSGDFEAAERHCMQLWRQEPDNTGVLLLLSSIHFQCRRLDRSAHFSTLAIKQNPMLAEAYSNLGNVYKERGQLQEAIEHYRHALRLKPDFIDGYINLAAALVAAGDMEGAVQAYVSALQYNPVSVEDLYCVRSDLGNLLKALGRLEEAKACYLKAIETQPNFAVAWSNLGCVFNAQGEIWLAIHHFEKAVTLDPNFLDAYINLGNVLKEARIFDRAVASYLRALSLSPNHAVVHGNLACVYYEQGLIDLAIDTYRRAIELQPHFPDAYCNLANALKEKGNVSEAEECYNTALRLCPTHADSLNNLANIKREQGNIEDAVQLYRKALEVFPEFAAAHSNLASVLQQQGKLQEALMHYKEAIRISPTFADAYSNMGNTLKEMQDVQGALQCYTRAIQINPAFADAHSNLASIHKDSGNIPEAIASYRTALKLKPDFPDAYCNLAHCLQIVCDWTDYDERMKKLVSIVADQLEKNRLPSVHPHHSMLYPLSHSFRKAIAERHGNLCLDKINALHKPAYEYPKDLKASGGRLRVGYISSDFGNHPTSHLMQSIPGMHNSEKFEVFCYALSPDDSTNFRVKVMAEAHHFIDLSQIPCNGKAADRIHQDGIHILVNMNGYTKGARNELFALCPAPIQTMWLGYPGTSGAPFMDYIVSDKETSPVDVAEQYSEKLAYMPHTFFIGDHANMFPHLKKKAVIDFKSNGHIFDNRIVLNGIDVKAFLESLPDVKIVKMECDGQEVADSNGALSMPVIPMNTAAEAIINMINQGQIQVTINGFTVSNGLATTQINNKAATGEEVLRTIVVTTRSQYGLPEDSIVYCNFNQLYKIDPPTLQMWANILKRVPNSVLWLLRFPAVGEPNIQQYAQNLGLPTSRIIFSPVAPKEEHVRRGQLADVCLDTPLCNGHTTGMDVLWAGTPMVTMPGETLASRVAASQLTCLGCPELIAPSRQEYEDVAVKLGTDMEYLKKIRSRVWKQRICSPLFNTKQYTVDLEKLYLQMWERHASGGKPDHLVKIHSLETSEST; encoded by the exons ATGGCAAGCTCGGTGGGGAACGTGGCTGACAGCACAG AACCAACCAAACGTATGCTTTCCTTCCAAGGTTTGGCAGAACTGGCGCACCGTGAATATCAGTCAGGAGATTTTGAGGCAGCTGAGCGACACTGCATGCAGCTGTGGAGGCAGGAGCCGGATAATACAGGCGTCTTGCTGTTGCTCTCCTCTATCCACTTTCAGTGTCGCAGGCTTGACAG GTCGGCGCACTTCAGCACTTTGGCCATCAAGCAGAACCCAATGCTGGCTGAGGCGTACTCCAACCTGGGCAATGTTTACAAGGAACGAGGACAACTGCAAGAGGCCATCGAGCACTACCGTCACGCACTCCGTCTAAAACCAGACTTCATCGATGGATACATTAACCTGGCAGCAGCCCTGGTGGCGGCAGGGGACATGGAGGGAGCAGTTCAAGCATATGTGTCTGCCCTTCAATACAACCCTGTGAGTGTGG AGGACCTGTATTGTGTACGCAGCGACTTGGGTAACCTCCTTAAAGCGCTTGGGCGCCTTGAAGAAGCAAAG GCTTGTTACCTGAAGGCAATTGAAACTCAGCCAAACTTTGCCGTGGCCTGGAGTAACCTGGGCTGTGTGTTCAACGCCCAGGGAGAGATCTGGCTGGCCATTCATCATTTTGAGAAG GCAGTGACCCTGGATCCAAACTTTTTGGATGCTTACATTAACCTGGGCAATGTCCTAAAAGAGGCTCGCATCTTTGACAG AGCTGTCGCCAGTTATCTGCGTGCCCTCAGCCTGAGTCCTAACCATGCCGTCGTGCATGGGAACCTGGCCTGCGTGTACTATGAACAGGGTTTGATTGACTTGGCCATTGACACCTATCGTCGTGCTATTGAGCTGCAGCCCCACTTTCCCGATGCTTACTGCAATCTCGCCAATGCTCTGAAGGAGAAGGGCAAT GTATCTGAAGCCGAGGAATGCTACAACACAGCCCTGCGTCTGTGTCCGACCCATGCCGACTCCCTCAACAACCTGGCCAACATCAAGCGTGAGCAGGGCAACATCGAGGACGCTGTACAGCTCTACAGAAAAGCTCTGGAG GTGTTTCCAGAATTTGCTGCAGCCCATTCAAACCTTGCCAGTGTCCTGCAGCAGCAAGGCAAGCTTCAGGAAGCTCTTATGCACTATAAGGAGGCCATCAG AATCAGCCCCACATTTGCTGATGCTTACTCCAATATGGGCAACACGCTTAAAGAGATGCAGGATGTTCAGGGCGCCCTGCAGTGCTACACTCGCGCAATTCAGATCAATCCTGCTTTTGCAGATGCTCACAGTAACTTGGCTTCCATTCACAAG gATTCTGGAAATATTCCTGAGGCGATCGCGTCTTATCGCACTGCTTTAAAACTCAAGCCAGACTTCCCTGATGCCTACTGTAACTTAGCTCACTGCCTACAG ATTGTGTGTGACTGGACTGACTATGATGAGCGTATGAAGAAGCTGGTGAGCATTGTGGCCGATCAGCTGGAGAAGAACCGCCTGCCATCTGTGCACCCCCATCACAGTATGCTGTACCCCCTGTCACACAGTTTCCGCAAGGCAATTGCAGAGAGACATGGCAACCTCTGTCTGGATAAG ATCAATGCTCTGCACAAACCTGCCTATGAGTATCCAAAAGACCTGAAGGCCAGCGGAGGACGTCTGCGCGTAGGCTACATTAGCTCAGATTTTGGCAATCATCCCACTTCCCACCTGATGCAGTCCATTCCTGGTATGCACAACTCTGAGAAGTTCGAG GTGTTCTGTTATGCCCTCAGCCCAGATGACAGCACCAACTTTAGAGTCAAAGTCATGGCAGAGGCTCACCACTTCATCGACCTCTCGCAG ATTCCCTGTAATGGAAAAGCAGCTGACAGGATCCACCAAGATGGAATCCACATCCTGGTCAACATGAACGGTTATACTAAGGGAGCACGCAATGAGCTGTTTGCGTTGTGCCCAGCGCCCATTCAG ACCATGTGGCTTGGTTACCCTGGGACCAGTGGAGCTCCATTCATGGACTACATCGTCAGTGATAAGGAGACGTCTCCTGTTGATGTTGCCGAGCAGTACTCGGAGAAACTGGCCTACATGCCTCACACTTTCTTTATTGGAGATCATGCTAACATGTTCCCCCACCTCAAG AAAAAGGCAGTGATCGACTTCAAGTCAAATGGACACATTTTCGACAATCGTATTGTACTGAATGGCATAGATGTTAAAGCCTTCTTGGAAAGCCTTCCTGATGTCAAAATTGTGAAG ATGGAGTGTGACGGCCAGGAGGTGGCTGACAGTAATGGTGCCCTCTCAATGCCAGTCATCCCAATGAACACAGCTGCCGAGGCCATCATTAACATGATCAACCAGGGCCAGATCCAAGTCACCATCAACGGTTTTACCGTCAGCAACGGCCTGGCCACAACTCAG ATTAACAACAAGGCGGCGACCGGAGAGGAGGTTCTCAGAACAATCGTGGTGACTACCCGCTCACAGTACGGCCTTCCTGAAGACTCCATTGTGTACTGCAATTTTAACCAGCTTTATAAAATAGACCCTCCCACCCTGCAGATGTGGGCCAAC ATCCTGAAGCGTGTGCCCAACAGTGTGCTGTGGCTCCTGCGATTTCCAGCGGTGGGCGAGCCCAACATCCAACAGTACGCTCAGAATCTGGGCCTGCCCACCTCTCGCATCATCTTCTCCCCTGTGGCTCCCAAAGAGGAGCACGTAAGACGTGGCCAGTTGGCAGATGTGTGCCTGGACACCCCTCTCTGCAACGGCCACACCACAGGCATGGATGTGCTGTGGGCTGGTACCCCTATGGTCACCATGCCAG GAGAAACGCTGGCGTCACGTGTAGCGGCATCCCAGCTCACCTGTCTTGGCTGCCCTGAACTCATCGCTCCGAGCCGCCAGGAGTACGAAGACGTTGCCGTCAAGCTCGGCACAGACATGGAATA CCTGAAGAAGATCCGCTCGCGTGTGTGGAAGCAGCGCATCTGCAGTCCTCTCTTCAACACCAAACAGTACACCGTGGACCTGGAGAAGCTCTACCTGCAGATGTGGGAGCGCCACGCTAGTGGAGGCAAACCTGACCACCTGGTCAAAATTCACTCTCTGGAGACCAGTGAGAGCACCTAA
- the LOC130563469 gene encoding UDP-N-acetylglucosamine--peptide N-acetylglucosaminyltransferase 110 kDa subunit isoform X1, with protein sequence MASSVGNVADSTEPTKRMLSFQGLAELAHREYQSGDFEAAERHCMQLWRQEPDNTGVLLLLSSIHFQCRRLDRSAHFSTLAIKQNPMLAEAYSNLGNVYKERGQLQEAIEHYRHALRLKPDFIDGYINLAAALVAAGDMEGAVQAYVSALQYNPVSVEDLYCVRSDLGNLLKALGRLEEAKACYLKAIETQPNFAVAWSNLGCVFNAQGEIWLAIHHFEKAVTLDPNFLDAYINLGNVLKEARIFDRAVASYLRALSLSPNHAVVHGNLACVYYEQGLIDLAIDTYRRAIELQPHFPDAYCNLANALKEKGNVRNSKVSEAEECYNTALRLCPTHADSLNNLANIKREQGNIEDAVQLYRKALEVFPEFAAAHSNLASVLQQQGKLQEALMHYKEAIRISPTFADAYSNMGNTLKEMQDVQGALQCYTRAIQINPAFADAHSNLASIHKDSGNIPEAIASYRTALKLKPDFPDAYCNLAHCLQIVCDWTDYDERMKKLVSIVADQLEKNRLPSVHPHHSMLYPLSHSFRKAIAERHGNLCLDKINALHKPAYEYPKDLKASGGRLRVGYISSDFGNHPTSHLMQSIPGMHNSEKFEVFCYALSPDDSTNFRVKVMAEAHHFIDLSQIPCNGKAADRIHQDGIHILVNMNGYTKGARNELFALCPAPIQTMWLGYPGTSGAPFMDYIVSDKETSPVDVAEQYSEKLAYMPHTFFIGDHANMFPHLKKKAVIDFKSNGHIFDNRIVLNGIDVKAFLESLPDVKIVKMECDGQEVADSNGALSMPVIPMNTAAEAIINMINQGQIQVTINGFTVSNGLATTQINNKAATGEEVLRTIVVTTRSQYGLPEDSIVYCNFNQLYKIDPPTLQMWANILKRVPNSVLWLLRFPAVGEPNIQQYAQNLGLPTSRIIFSPVAPKEEHVRRGQLADVCLDTPLCNGHTTGMDVLWAGTPMVTMPGETLASRVAASQLTCLGCPELIAPSRQEYEDVAVKLGTDMEYLKKIRSRVWKQRICSPLFNTKQYTVDLEKLYLQMWERHASGGKPDHLVKIHSLETSEST encoded by the exons ATGGCAAGCTCGGTGGGGAACGTGGCTGACAGCACAG AACCAACCAAACGTATGCTTTCCTTCCAAGGTTTGGCAGAACTGGCGCACCGTGAATATCAGTCAGGAGATTTTGAGGCAGCTGAGCGACACTGCATGCAGCTGTGGAGGCAGGAGCCGGATAATACAGGCGTCTTGCTGTTGCTCTCCTCTATCCACTTTCAGTGTCGCAGGCTTGACAG GTCGGCGCACTTCAGCACTTTGGCCATCAAGCAGAACCCAATGCTGGCTGAGGCGTACTCCAACCTGGGCAATGTTTACAAGGAACGAGGACAACTGCAAGAGGCCATCGAGCACTACCGTCACGCACTCCGTCTAAAACCAGACTTCATCGATGGATACATTAACCTGGCAGCAGCCCTGGTGGCGGCAGGGGACATGGAGGGAGCAGTTCAAGCATATGTGTCTGCCCTTCAATACAACCCTGTGAGTGTGG AGGACCTGTATTGTGTACGCAGCGACTTGGGTAACCTCCTTAAAGCGCTTGGGCGCCTTGAAGAAGCAAAG GCTTGTTACCTGAAGGCAATTGAAACTCAGCCAAACTTTGCCGTGGCCTGGAGTAACCTGGGCTGTGTGTTCAACGCCCAGGGAGAGATCTGGCTGGCCATTCATCATTTTGAGAAG GCAGTGACCCTGGATCCAAACTTTTTGGATGCTTACATTAACCTGGGCAATGTCCTAAAAGAGGCTCGCATCTTTGACAG AGCTGTCGCCAGTTATCTGCGTGCCCTCAGCCTGAGTCCTAACCATGCCGTCGTGCATGGGAACCTGGCCTGCGTGTACTATGAACAGGGTTTGATTGACTTGGCCATTGACACCTATCGTCGTGCTATTGAGCTGCAGCCCCACTTTCCCGATGCTTACTGCAATCTCGCCAATGCTCTGAAGGAGAAGGGCAATGTAAGAAACTCAAAG GTATCTGAAGCCGAGGAATGCTACAACACAGCCCTGCGTCTGTGTCCGACCCATGCCGACTCCCTCAACAACCTGGCCAACATCAAGCGTGAGCAGGGCAACATCGAGGACGCTGTACAGCTCTACAGAAAAGCTCTGGAG GTGTTTCCAGAATTTGCTGCAGCCCATTCAAACCTTGCCAGTGTCCTGCAGCAGCAAGGCAAGCTTCAGGAAGCTCTTATGCACTATAAGGAGGCCATCAG AATCAGCCCCACATTTGCTGATGCTTACTCCAATATGGGCAACACGCTTAAAGAGATGCAGGATGTTCAGGGCGCCCTGCAGTGCTACACTCGCGCAATTCAGATCAATCCTGCTTTTGCAGATGCTCACAGTAACTTGGCTTCCATTCACAAG gATTCTGGAAATATTCCTGAGGCGATCGCGTCTTATCGCACTGCTTTAAAACTCAAGCCAGACTTCCCTGATGCCTACTGTAACTTAGCTCACTGCCTACAG ATTGTGTGTGACTGGACTGACTATGATGAGCGTATGAAGAAGCTGGTGAGCATTGTGGCCGATCAGCTGGAGAAGAACCGCCTGCCATCTGTGCACCCCCATCACAGTATGCTGTACCCCCTGTCACACAGTTTCCGCAAGGCAATTGCAGAGAGACATGGCAACCTCTGTCTGGATAAG ATCAATGCTCTGCACAAACCTGCCTATGAGTATCCAAAAGACCTGAAGGCCAGCGGAGGACGTCTGCGCGTAGGCTACATTAGCTCAGATTTTGGCAATCATCCCACTTCCCACCTGATGCAGTCCATTCCTGGTATGCACAACTCTGAGAAGTTCGAG GTGTTCTGTTATGCCCTCAGCCCAGATGACAGCACCAACTTTAGAGTCAAAGTCATGGCAGAGGCTCACCACTTCATCGACCTCTCGCAG ATTCCCTGTAATGGAAAAGCAGCTGACAGGATCCACCAAGATGGAATCCACATCCTGGTCAACATGAACGGTTATACTAAGGGAGCACGCAATGAGCTGTTTGCGTTGTGCCCAGCGCCCATTCAG ACCATGTGGCTTGGTTACCCTGGGACCAGTGGAGCTCCATTCATGGACTACATCGTCAGTGATAAGGAGACGTCTCCTGTTGATGTTGCCGAGCAGTACTCGGAGAAACTGGCCTACATGCCTCACACTTTCTTTATTGGAGATCATGCTAACATGTTCCCCCACCTCAAG AAAAAGGCAGTGATCGACTTCAAGTCAAATGGACACATTTTCGACAATCGTATTGTACTGAATGGCATAGATGTTAAAGCCTTCTTGGAAAGCCTTCCTGATGTCAAAATTGTGAAG ATGGAGTGTGACGGCCAGGAGGTGGCTGACAGTAATGGTGCCCTCTCAATGCCAGTCATCCCAATGAACACAGCTGCCGAGGCCATCATTAACATGATCAACCAGGGCCAGATCCAAGTCACCATCAACGGTTTTACCGTCAGCAACGGCCTGGCCACAACTCAG ATTAACAACAAGGCGGCGACCGGAGAGGAGGTTCTCAGAACAATCGTGGTGACTACCCGCTCACAGTACGGCCTTCCTGAAGACTCCATTGTGTACTGCAATTTTAACCAGCTTTATAAAATAGACCCTCCCACCCTGCAGATGTGGGCCAAC ATCCTGAAGCGTGTGCCCAACAGTGTGCTGTGGCTCCTGCGATTTCCAGCGGTGGGCGAGCCCAACATCCAACAGTACGCTCAGAATCTGGGCCTGCCCACCTCTCGCATCATCTTCTCCCCTGTGGCTCCCAAAGAGGAGCACGTAAGACGTGGCCAGTTGGCAGATGTGTGCCTGGACACCCCTCTCTGCAACGGCCACACCACAGGCATGGATGTGCTGTGGGCTGGTACCCCTATGGTCACCATGCCAG GAGAAACGCTGGCGTCACGTGTAGCGGCATCCCAGCTCACCTGTCTTGGCTGCCCTGAACTCATCGCTCCGAGCCGCCAGGAGTACGAAGACGTTGCCGTCAAGCTCGGCACAGACATGGAATA CCTGAAGAAGATCCGCTCGCGTGTGTGGAAGCAGCGCATCTGCAGTCCTCTCTTCAACACCAAACAGTACACCGTGGACCTGGAGAAGCTCTACCTGCAGATGTGGGAGCGCCACGCTAGTGGAGGCAAACCTGACCACCTGGTCAAAATTCACTCTCTGGAGACCAGTGAGAGCACCTAA
- the LOC130563469 gene encoding UDP-N-acetylglucosamine--peptide N-acetylglucosaminyltransferase 110 kDa subunit isoform X5: MASSVGNVADSTGLAELAHREYQSGDFEAAERHCMQLWRQEPDNTGVLLLLSSIHFQCRRLDRSAHFSTLAIKQNPMLAEAYSNLGNVYKERGQLQEAIEHYRHALRLKPDFIDGYINLAAALVAAGDMEGAVQAYVSALQYNPVSVEDLYCVRSDLGNLLKALGRLEEAKACYLKAIETQPNFAVAWSNLGCVFNAQGEIWLAIHHFEKAVTLDPNFLDAYINLGNVLKEARIFDRAVASYLRALSLSPNHAVVHGNLACVYYEQGLIDLAIDTYRRAIELQPHFPDAYCNLANALKEKGNVRNSKVSEAEECYNTALRLCPTHADSLNNLANIKREQGNIEDAVQLYRKALEVFPEFAAAHSNLASVLQQQGKLQEALMHYKEAIRISPTFADAYSNMGNTLKEMQDVQGALQCYTRAIQINPAFADAHSNLASIHKDSGNIPEAIASYRTALKLKPDFPDAYCNLAHCLQIVCDWTDYDERMKKLVSIVADQLEKNRLPSVHPHHSMLYPLSHSFRKAIAERHGNLCLDKINALHKPAYEYPKDLKASGGRLRVGYISSDFGNHPTSHLMQSIPGMHNSEKFEVFCYALSPDDSTNFRVKVMAEAHHFIDLSQIPCNGKAADRIHQDGIHILVNMNGYTKGARNELFALCPAPIQTMWLGYPGTSGAPFMDYIVSDKETSPVDVAEQYSEKLAYMPHTFFIGDHANMFPHLKKKAVIDFKSNGHIFDNRIVLNGIDVKAFLESLPDVKIVKMECDGQEVADSNGALSMPVIPMNTAAEAIINMINQGQIQVTINGFTVSNGLATTQINNKAATGEEVLRTIVVTTRSQYGLPEDSIVYCNFNQLYKIDPPTLQMWANILKRVPNSVLWLLRFPAVGEPNIQQYAQNLGLPTSRIIFSPVAPKEEHVRRGQLADVCLDTPLCNGHTTGMDVLWAGTPMVTMPGETLASRVAASQLTCLGCPELIAPSRQEYEDVAVKLGTDMEYLKKIRSRVWKQRICSPLFNTKQYTVDLEKLYLQMWERHASGGKPDHLVKIHSLETSEST; the protein is encoded by the exons ATGGCAAGCTCGGTGGGGAACGTGGCTGACAGCACAG GTTTGGCAGAACTGGCGCACCGTGAATATCAGTCAGGAGATTTTGAGGCAGCTGAGCGACACTGCATGCAGCTGTGGAGGCAGGAGCCGGATAATACAGGCGTCTTGCTGTTGCTCTCCTCTATCCACTTTCAGTGTCGCAGGCTTGACAG GTCGGCGCACTTCAGCACTTTGGCCATCAAGCAGAACCCAATGCTGGCTGAGGCGTACTCCAACCTGGGCAATGTTTACAAGGAACGAGGACAACTGCAAGAGGCCATCGAGCACTACCGTCACGCACTCCGTCTAAAACCAGACTTCATCGATGGATACATTAACCTGGCAGCAGCCCTGGTGGCGGCAGGGGACATGGAGGGAGCAGTTCAAGCATATGTGTCTGCCCTTCAATACAACCCTGTGAGTGTGG AGGACCTGTATTGTGTACGCAGCGACTTGGGTAACCTCCTTAAAGCGCTTGGGCGCCTTGAAGAAGCAAAG GCTTGTTACCTGAAGGCAATTGAAACTCAGCCAAACTTTGCCGTGGCCTGGAGTAACCTGGGCTGTGTGTTCAACGCCCAGGGAGAGATCTGGCTGGCCATTCATCATTTTGAGAAG GCAGTGACCCTGGATCCAAACTTTTTGGATGCTTACATTAACCTGGGCAATGTCCTAAAAGAGGCTCGCATCTTTGACAG AGCTGTCGCCAGTTATCTGCGTGCCCTCAGCCTGAGTCCTAACCATGCCGTCGTGCATGGGAACCTGGCCTGCGTGTACTATGAACAGGGTTTGATTGACTTGGCCATTGACACCTATCGTCGTGCTATTGAGCTGCAGCCCCACTTTCCCGATGCTTACTGCAATCTCGCCAATGCTCTGAAGGAGAAGGGCAATGTAAGAAACTCAAAG GTATCTGAAGCCGAGGAATGCTACAACACAGCCCTGCGTCTGTGTCCGACCCATGCCGACTCCCTCAACAACCTGGCCAACATCAAGCGTGAGCAGGGCAACATCGAGGACGCTGTACAGCTCTACAGAAAAGCTCTGGAG GTGTTTCCAGAATTTGCTGCAGCCCATTCAAACCTTGCCAGTGTCCTGCAGCAGCAAGGCAAGCTTCAGGAAGCTCTTATGCACTATAAGGAGGCCATCAG AATCAGCCCCACATTTGCTGATGCTTACTCCAATATGGGCAACACGCTTAAAGAGATGCAGGATGTTCAGGGCGCCCTGCAGTGCTACACTCGCGCAATTCAGATCAATCCTGCTTTTGCAGATGCTCACAGTAACTTGGCTTCCATTCACAAG gATTCTGGAAATATTCCTGAGGCGATCGCGTCTTATCGCACTGCTTTAAAACTCAAGCCAGACTTCCCTGATGCCTACTGTAACTTAGCTCACTGCCTACAG ATTGTGTGTGACTGGACTGACTATGATGAGCGTATGAAGAAGCTGGTGAGCATTGTGGCCGATCAGCTGGAGAAGAACCGCCTGCCATCTGTGCACCCCCATCACAGTATGCTGTACCCCCTGTCACACAGTTTCCGCAAGGCAATTGCAGAGAGACATGGCAACCTCTGTCTGGATAAG ATCAATGCTCTGCACAAACCTGCCTATGAGTATCCAAAAGACCTGAAGGCCAGCGGAGGACGTCTGCGCGTAGGCTACATTAGCTCAGATTTTGGCAATCATCCCACTTCCCACCTGATGCAGTCCATTCCTGGTATGCACAACTCTGAGAAGTTCGAG GTGTTCTGTTATGCCCTCAGCCCAGATGACAGCACCAACTTTAGAGTCAAAGTCATGGCAGAGGCTCACCACTTCATCGACCTCTCGCAG ATTCCCTGTAATGGAAAAGCAGCTGACAGGATCCACCAAGATGGAATCCACATCCTGGTCAACATGAACGGTTATACTAAGGGAGCACGCAATGAGCTGTTTGCGTTGTGCCCAGCGCCCATTCAG ACCATGTGGCTTGGTTACCCTGGGACCAGTGGAGCTCCATTCATGGACTACATCGTCAGTGATAAGGAGACGTCTCCTGTTGATGTTGCCGAGCAGTACTCGGAGAAACTGGCCTACATGCCTCACACTTTCTTTATTGGAGATCATGCTAACATGTTCCCCCACCTCAAG AAAAAGGCAGTGATCGACTTCAAGTCAAATGGACACATTTTCGACAATCGTATTGTACTGAATGGCATAGATGTTAAAGCCTTCTTGGAAAGCCTTCCTGATGTCAAAATTGTGAAG ATGGAGTGTGACGGCCAGGAGGTGGCTGACAGTAATGGTGCCCTCTCAATGCCAGTCATCCCAATGAACACAGCTGCCGAGGCCATCATTAACATGATCAACCAGGGCCAGATCCAAGTCACCATCAACGGTTTTACCGTCAGCAACGGCCTGGCCACAACTCAG ATTAACAACAAGGCGGCGACCGGAGAGGAGGTTCTCAGAACAATCGTGGTGACTACCCGCTCACAGTACGGCCTTCCTGAAGACTCCATTGTGTACTGCAATTTTAACCAGCTTTATAAAATAGACCCTCCCACCCTGCAGATGTGGGCCAAC ATCCTGAAGCGTGTGCCCAACAGTGTGCTGTGGCTCCTGCGATTTCCAGCGGTGGGCGAGCCCAACATCCAACAGTACGCTCAGAATCTGGGCCTGCCCACCTCTCGCATCATCTTCTCCCCTGTGGCTCCCAAAGAGGAGCACGTAAGACGTGGCCAGTTGGCAGATGTGTGCCTGGACACCCCTCTCTGCAACGGCCACACCACAGGCATGGATGTGCTGTGGGCTGGTACCCCTATGGTCACCATGCCAG GAGAAACGCTGGCGTCACGTGTAGCGGCATCCCAGCTCACCTGTCTTGGCTGCCCTGAACTCATCGCTCCGAGCCGCCAGGAGTACGAAGACGTTGCCGTCAAGCTCGGCACAGACATGGAATA CCTGAAGAAGATCCGCTCGCGTGTGTGGAAGCAGCGCATCTGCAGTCCTCTCTTCAACACCAAACAGTACACCGTGGACCTGGAGAAGCTCTACCTGCAGATGTGGGAGCGCCACGCTAGTGGAGGCAAACCTGACCACCTGGTCAAAATTCACTCTCTGGAGACCAGTGAGAGCACCTAA